A region of Rhinoraja longicauda isolate Sanriku21f chromosome 1, sRhiLon1.1, whole genome shotgun sequence DNA encodes the following proteins:
- the nkx6.1 gene encoding homeobox protein Nkx-6.1, with amino-acid sequence MLAVGQMDGSRQSAFVLSSPPLAALHSMTEMKNPLYPYSMQPGAGTGAGVSSTSSSPSPPGIISAAATAAAAAAAAAGFKCTSSLPAFMTQQLASATPHGINDILNRPLMLMGGGIGGGGIGGCGGGGGGVASTLLSGIPRFNTSLSPPPPGMYFSPAAAAAAAAAVARYPKPLADLPGRTPIFWPGVMQSPPWREARLGCSPHQGAMLIDKDGKRKHTRPTFSGQQIFALEKTFEQTKYLAGPERARLAYSLGMTESQVKVWFQNRRTKWRKKHAAEMATAKKKQDSETERLKGTSENDDEDDEYNKPLDPNSDDEKISQLLKKHKPTTLHIHTSENESS; translated from the exons ATGTTAGCCGTTGGGCAGATGGACGGGAGCCGGCAGAGCGCGTTCGTGCTCAGCAGCCCGCCGTTAGCGGCCCTGCACTCAATGACTGAGATGAAGAATCCCTTGTACCCTTACTCCATGCAGCCCGGAGCTGGGACGGGGGCCGGGGTTTCCTCCACTTCATCCTCCCCGAGTCCGCCAGGTATTATCAGTGCAGCTGCTaccgcggcggcggcggcggcggcggcggcggggttCAAGTGCACGTCCAGCCTGCCCGCTTTCATGACACAGCAACTGGCCTCCGCCACTCCTCACGGCATCAACGACATCCTGAACCGTCCGCTGATGCTAATGGGCGGGGGAATTGGAGGAGGAGGCATCGGTGGCTGCGGCGGCGGAGGAGGAGGGGTCGCTTCTACCTTGCTCTCGGGAATCCCGCGATTTAACACCAGCCTGAGTCCCCCGCCACCCGGTATGTACTTCAGCccggcggcagcggcagcggcggcggcaGCCGTGGCCCGTTACCCTAAACCACTGGCTGACTTGCCAGGTAGGACGCCCATCTTCTGGCCTGGAGTAATGCAAAGTCCGCCGTGGAGGGAAGCCAGGCTGGGATGCTCACCCC ATCAGGGCGCCATGCTGATTGACAAAGACGGAAAAAGGAAACATACCAGGCCCACATTCTCTGGGCAACAAATTTTTGCATTGGAAAAAACTTTTGAACAAACTAAATATTTAGCAGGGCCTGAAAGGGCGAGATTGGCGTATTCACTAGGAATGACGGAGAGTCAAGTCAAG GTTTGGTTCCAGAACAGACGGACAAAGTGGAGAAAGAAGCACGCGGCAGAGATGGCCACGGCCAAGAAGAAGCAGGACTCGGAGACTGAGAGATTAAAAGGCACCTCGGAGAACGACGACGAGGACGATGAATACAACAAGCCACTGGATCCCAATTCCGACGATGAaaagatctcccagttgctaaagaaACACAAACCCACCACTTTGCACATCCACACGAGTGAAAACGAGAGCTCATAA